A stretch of Xenopus laevis strain J_2021 chromosome 8S, Xenopus_laevis_v10.1, whole genome shotgun sequence DNA encodes these proteins:
- the LOC108700490 gene encoding palmitoyltransferase ZDHHC22 produces MIVGVGYISESISLSLYDPMTFLRLLPLSITRFFSGTLLSSEMLVVLMIYLWFGVGIACAAFCCHHLILICRGSNGQQLHTAGISITTGKENLQKVFGKRWLFAIFVPQPKNK; encoded by the exons ATGATAGTTGGAGTGGGATACATTTCAGAAAGCATCTCCCTCTCCTTATATGATCCTATGACCTTCCTAAGGCTGCTGCCTCTCTCTATCACTCGTTTTTTCTCAG GAACCCTTCTCAGCTCAGAGATGCTAGTGGTCCTCATGATCTACCTCTGGTTTGGAGTGGGTATAGCGTGTGCTGCTTTTTGCTGTCACCATCTCATCTTGATCTGCAGAGGCTCTAATGGTCAACAACTTCACACAGCAGGGATCAGCATAACCACTGGCAAAGAGAACCTCCAGAAAGTATTTGGAAAGAGATGGCTCTTTGCGATCTTTGTCCCACAGCCAAAGAACAAATGA
- the cipc.S gene encoding CLOCK-interacting pacemaker isoform X1 has product MEKNQKCATEQERFKARSGHGDGQRAEPRKTQTTTESDKDSGYSDVASECLSSVEQTDTEEGPTTSRWNVALKPSGKTPSQPQSLVVLKNLLVDQGSGPEPNASSWAVHPSIQLLQTSPQIVFFPPTVSSSKPSTCRKDAKYLPILKSYTKIAPHPSHRVSNISLPCARKRGPDERPHNQTKRQCSKGHSGSRKGMDAATLLDTGVQQGPVDQNVKESSVSAKNKELDIQLTTQNINSNEKGSRVASLDTQQNLLSAGQQNKSQRFQNTLDILHRSGLLSIAMKTKELARHNQATQSQLEKLQEQVQLYATAMSSNNPQDWQRLQDSLAEVVKGDTEDLSVREMDL; this is encoded by the exons ATGGAGAAGAATCAGAAATGTGCAACTGAACAAGAAAGATTTAAGGCTAGATCAGGTCATGGGGATGGTCAGAGAGCAGAGCCCAGAAAGACACAGACCACTACAGAATCTGATAAAGATTCCGGCTACTCAG ATGTCGCATCAGAGTGCCTAAGCTCTGTTGAGCAGACTGATACAGAAGAGGGTCCAACTACATCACGCTGGAATGTAGCATTGAAGCCCTCAGGCAAAACTCCATCGCAGCCACAGTCATTGGTCGTCTTGAAAAACCTGCTTGTTGATCAG GGGTCTGGTCCTGAACCTAATGCCAGCTCCTGGGCTGTCCATCCTTCCATTCAGCTGCTTCAGACTTCCCCACAGATTGTCTTCTTTCCTCCTACTGTGTCTTCTTCCAAGCCTTCCACCTGTAGAAAAGATGCCAAGTACCTGCCCATCTTAAAATCCTACACAAAGATTGCACCACATCCATCACACCGTGTCTCCAATATATCACTTCCCTGTGCCAGAAAGAGGGGCCCAGATGAGAGGCCTCATAACCAGACAAAGAGGCAGTGTTCCAAGGGCCACAGTGGGAGTCGAAAAGGGATGGATGCAGCAACTTTGTTAGATACAGgagtacaacaaggcccagttgACCAAAATGTGAAAGAAAGTTCTGTCTCTGCCAAGAACAAAGAGCTGGACATACAACTAACAACTCAGAACATTAATTCAAATGAGAAGGGTTCCAGAGTTGCTTCCTTGGATACACAACAGAACCTTCTCAGTGCTGGTCAACAAAACAAATCACAACGCTTTCAGAATACCCTGGATATTTTGCACCGCTCTGGCTTGCTGAGCATTGCCATGAAAACGAAGGAATTGGCACGGCACAACCAAGCTACACAAAGCCAGTTGGAGAAGCTGCAAGAGCAGGTGCAACTTTATGCCACAGCAATGAGCAGTAACAACCCTCAAGACTGGCAGAGACTTCAAGATTCATTGGCAGAGGTTGTTAAAGGAGATACAGAGGACCTGTCAGTCAGAGAAATGGATTTGTAA
- the cipc.S gene encoding CLOCK-interacting pacemaker (The RefSeq protein has 3 substitutions compared to this genomic sequence): MEKNQKCATEQERFKARSGHGDGQRAEPRKTQTTTESDKDSGYSDVASECLSSVEQTDTEEGPTTSRWNVALKPSGKTPSQPQSLVVLKNLLVDQGSGPEPNASSWAVHPSIQLLQTSPQIVFFPPTVSSSKPSTCRKDTKYLPILKSYTKIAPHPSHRVSNISLPCARKRGPDERPHNQTKRQCSKGHSGSRKGMDAATLLDTGVQQGPVDQNVKESSVSAKNKELDMQLTTQNINSNEKGSRVASLDTQQNLLSAGQQNKSQRFQNTLDILHRSGLLSIAMKTKELARHNQATQSQLEKLQEQVQLYATAMSSNNPHDWQRLQDSLAEVVKGDTEDLSVREMDL, encoded by the exons ATGGAGAAGAATCAGAAATGTGCAACTGAACAAGAAAGATTTAAGGCTAGATCAGGTCATGGGGATGGTCAGAGAGCAGAGCCCAGAAAGACACAGACCACTACAGAATCTGATAAAGATTCCGGCTACTCAG ATGTCGCATCAGAGTGCCTAAGCTCTGTTGAGCAGACTGATACAGAAGAGGGTCCAACTACATCACGCTGGAATGTAGCATTGAAGCCCTCAGGCAAAACTCCATCGCAGCCACAGTCATTGGTCGTCTTGAAAAACCTGCTTGTTGATCAG GGGTCTGGTCCTGAACCTAATGCCAGCTCCTGGGCTGTCCATCCTTCCATTCAGCTGCTTCAGACTTCCCCACAGATTGTCTTCTTTCCTCCTACTGTGTCTTCTTCCAAGCCTTCCACCTGTAGAAAAGATGCCAAGTACCTGCCCATCTTAAAATCCTACACAAAGATTGCACCACATCCATCACACCGTGTCTCCAATATATCACTTCCCTGTGCCAGAAAGAGGGGCCCAGATGAGAGGCCTCATAACCAGACAAAGAGGCAGTGTTCCAAGGGCCACAGTGGGAGTCGAAAAGGGATGGATGCAGCAACTTTGTTAGATACAGgagtacaacaaggcccagttgACCAAAATGTGAAAGAAAGTTCTGTCTCTGCCAAGAACAAAGAGCTGGACATACAACTAACAACTCAGAACATTAATTCAAATGAGAAGGGTTCCAGAGTTGCTTCCTTGGATACACAACAGAACCTTCTCAGTGCTGGTCAACAAAACAAATCACAACGCTTTCAGAATACCCTGGATATTTTGCACCGCTCTGGCTTGCTGAGCATTGCCATGAAAACGAAGGAATTGGCACGGCACAACCAAGCTACACAAAGCCAGTTGGAGAAGCTGCAAGAGCAGGTGCAACTTTATGCCACAGCAATGAGCAGTAACAACCCTCAAGACTGGCAGAGACTTCAAGATTCATTGGCAGAGGTTGTTAAAGGAGATACAGAGGACCTGTCAGTCAGAGAAATGGATTTGTAA